The genomic interval GATCTGGCTGTGGGTGTGCGGAATGCTCCCGCCCGCCGCCGGCCCGAAGTTCTTGAAGACCAGAACGGACCTGATGCGTTGGTCGCGTTCAAAGAGCTGGCGCATGCGGTCGCGGTACACGCCGAAGAGCAGCGCCAGATGTGCGGGGCTCATCTCGTGCAGGCGGATCCCGTGAAGGTTGTGATCGATGACCACTTCGTGGCGACCGTAGCCGTCGATGGCCTGCTGCACGCCAAAGCTGAGCACCGGCCGGATCTCCCCGTCCCCGAGGACGGGGTAGAGGTTCTCCACGATGCGCACCTGCCAATCCGCTACGTCCGGCGCCGCCAGTATCTGCGCCGGGGTGCGTTCCTCGTTGCCGGGGCAGAACGGACATTCCGCCGCGAAGGGCCGGGCGTCATGCTCAAGCGGCGCCTCCCGGCTCCGCGGCCGCTGGCTGCGGGCCGTGGCGATGAGCACCGACTCCGAGGGCACGATGGGATTGACGCGGATTTCACGTATGAATTCAGACATGGCACGTCCTTTGTGATGAATGCCCAGCCTATACCACAAAGCAAGCCGACGTCCAGAAAGTCACCTAACGTTTCGCCCGGCATGCGCCAAACCCGAACTCGTCGGCGGCACTACGCCTTCCTGCGCGCCACCGTGCGTCAATCACGCCTGAACGTTACCGCCATCCACCAGACAATTCGTTCTCGCATGTCAACCGATTCGCTCCTGGCGCGTTTAGAGGGAAGAACCAGTGGATTCGAATCCGTCTTATGTTCGCAACCCTTCTGGAGGCAGTATGCAAAAAAGTACCCTCTTTCTGGTGCTCACGGCCGCGTTCCTGTCCTGGACAGTCCAGCAAACGCCGGTTTCGGCGGCTGGAGCCCAAGGCCTCGGAATATCCACAGTCATGGAAACCCTCGACACGAACCTGGACGGGGTGCTTTCCTATAACGAATTTTCCGCAGGCTTCCCTGATGTGGACCCAACCAGCGTTGATCTCGGCACGGTGGACGGGTTTGTCGACCGCAACGAACTGGAGGACGCTCATTCCGATCTCGGCATCGGACTTGGCAGAGGCCCCATGGATGCCAACAAGGACGGGGTCATTTCCATCGCGGAGTTCCAGGCGGAATATCCCGACTTCGACGTAACGACCCTGGAAACGTTCGACGATGGCGTGATGACCATGAGAGAACTTGACGCCCTTCGCGATGAAGGCATCGTGCCAGGACGCGGCCCGATCGACAAAACGGTCGCCCTTGATACCGACCTCAGCGTTACAGACGCTGACCGAGACCAGGATCGCGACCGTGACCAGGATCGCGACCGTGACCAGGATCGTGACCGCGACCAGGATCGTGACCGTGACCAGGATTGTGACGGCAAAAACGGCGGAGGCGATGGCGGAAGCAACGGCGGAGGCAACGGCGGAGACAATGGCGGAAGCAATGGCGGAGGCAATGGCGGAGGCAATGGCGGAGGCAATGGCGGAGGCAATGGCGGAGGCAATGGCGGAGGCAATGGCGGAGGCAATGGCGGAGGCAAGTAGGCGATACGACCCGTGCGGCTTCGGCCGCCCGGGTCTGATCCCGGAAATCACCGGACGAAAACAGGAACCGCGTTGCACCTAACCGCGCGCGTCTGTACAGCTTGTGCATGTCGAAAAACTCGAACCCCCTGGACGTCTTTCTCGCAACCGTCGAAGGCCGGGCCTTTTTCATGGCCCGGCTTGGAACACGATGTGATGCGGACGCTCTCGATGTCGTCCAGGACGCGATGATACGGTTCGCCAATTATTACTCGAAAAAACCGGCAGAAGAATGGAAACCCCTTTTCTACAGGGTGTTGCAGAGCAAAATAATCGACTGGCACAGACGCGAATTCGTCAGATCCAGAATCCTCGTGTTCCTGAATCCCGGCGCCTCGAGCAACAACAACCACGGTCACGAATCGTCCTGCCAACTGCCGGACCCCGACGGAGCAAGTGCCGAAGACTGCGCCGCGAGGAACATCTTCATGAAGAAACTGCGCACCTCCCTGACAGACCTGCCCCTTCGCCAGCGCCAGTCTTTTCTTCTGCGCGCCTGGGAAGGCCTGAGCGTGGCCGAAACGGCCCTGGCCATGGGATGCTCTGAAGGTTCGGTGAAGACGCACTACTCGAGGGCGCTCGCAACGCTCAAAACCCACCTGGAAGGACACGGGTCATGAACGACGATCCCATTCTCAAAACGATCTGCGATCACCTCGATGCAGCGGTAGACGCCCTCGACGAGGGGACACGCCGGCGTCTGGCGGAAATACGGGGAACGTCGCTTGACGTGGCCTCCGGCAGGGGATGGATGCGGATGCTGCAGGAGTTCATTGCCCTTTCAGGCCGACCGGTGCGCTACGCAACGGCGGGAGGAATCCTTCTGGCCCTGTTTCTCATGTTTCACGAACCCCCTGCGGACGAACGAATGGCCGTGTCCGCGCCCCTGGAACGGTTGGAACTGCTGGCCTCGGCGCAGGATGTCGAGTTCTACAGAAACCTGGAGTTCATTGCCTGGTATGCACAGACACAACGCGGGAAATGATCCCCTGAAACTCTGCCTGCTGCTCTCTGTCGCCCTGCTTCTGGGCATGGGGAAGGCGCAGGAAGCATTCGTCGGGCAATCCGAGGCGAGAACGAACGCGACTCTGAGCGATGCCCCTCCGCCGGGCCTGCTGGAATTTCTGACCACCTTCGATGTCGGCAATGCCCGGTTCGCAGATCCGGCCATGCTCGAAGCCTTTGCCCCGGAACCACTCAAGAGGCATGCGCAATGAAAACATACCTGCCAATCGGCATGATACTCCTTGTCCTGATGCTGGCCCCGCCCGCCGTCTTCTCAAAGGGCACACCCTGGTCGGAACTCGCGCCCGAGGACAGGCAGGTGCTCGTCAGACACGCAGGGCAATGGGACGGCCTCGACACGCAGCAGCAGGAGCGGCTGCTGCATGGCGCACGTATGTGGAGGTCCATGACCCCGGAGCAGCGGGACATGGCGCGAGAGCGCTTCCGGGAATGGGAAACCATGACCGAAGAGCAGAAACAGGAGACGATGGAGCGATTTGAACGCTTCCGTGCGCTTCCCCGTGAAAAACGCGACACGCTGTTTGAAGCCTGGGACGACTTCCGCAGGCTCCCCGCAGCGCGGCAGCAGGAACTGCGCAAGGCATGGCAGGGTCTCCCGCCTGAAGAAAAGCACAAGGCCCTCGACAAGGTCGTGCACGAGCCGATGCCGAATAATCCCTCACCGAAACGCGATGACGAACAGGGAGGCATGCCTGGCGGAAACGCCGGAGATGGCGGGGGTGGCGACTCCGACGGAAACGAGGGAGGAGGCCAAGGTGGAAACGGCGCAGAGAGCTCGGGTGCTAACGGCGGAGGAAGCTCGGGCGGTGGCGGTGAAGGAAGTGCGGGCGGCAACGGGAAAGGGGGAAAGAACTGACCCTCCCCTCTATCGCCTGGCCGTCACTGTGCATGAAAAAGGCCCGAGGAAATCCTGCGGGCCTTTCCGTTTTCCGGACACGGACGTCACCTGAACCTCAGTAATGGCAGGGCGGAACACAAGGGCAGAGCCCAGGCGGCAAGGCGATACGCCCCACGTCCTGCCCTGAGAATTCCACCGGCCGTTTCCATGGCCGGGCGAGTCGGGTGCGCGACCCTGCAGCAAAATCCCGGGACGTGGGAAGAAATGCTTACATGGCACCCCGTCCGAGGTTCACGCCCGTGGCCTCGGCCGTGCGGATGAGCTGGTGATCCAGGGGTACGGTGCGGCAGATCCCGGCCAGTTCGGCCAGGGGCACCAGAACGATGTCCGGGGTCTTGAGGGCGACCATGGTTCCGAACTCGCCGCGCGCGGCCGCGTCAACGGCCGCCGCGCCGAGCCGTGTGCCGAGCACCCGGTCGAAGGCCGTGGGCGAACCGCCGCGCTGGATGTGGCCCAGGACCGTGGTCCGCACCTCAAGCGGAATGCTCTCGCGAATCTGATTGGCCAGGTGAAAGCCGATGCCGCCCAGCTGCTCCACTCCCTGCAGACGCGTGGCGGCCGTGCCCTGGGTGATGCGCTCGCCGCCCTCCTCCCTGGCCCCCTCGGCCACCATGACGATGCTGAAGGGGCTGCCGCCCTGCAGCCGATGCCGGATTTTGGTCACCACGTTGTCGAGGACATATGGAATCTCGGGGATGAGGATGATGTGCGCTCCCCCGGCCAGACCCGCCTCCAGGGCGATCCACCCGGCATTGCGGCCCATGACCTCCAGAATCATGACCCGGTCGTGGCTGCGGCCCGTGGAGTGCAGCCGGTCCATGGCATCGCAGGCCACCTGCACGGCCGTCTGGAAACCAAAGGTGTAGTCAGTGCCAAAGAGATCGTTGTCGATGGTCTTCGGTATGCCGACCACGGGCAGGCCCATCTCCTGGAATTTGTGCCCCAGCTCCAGGGTGCCTTCGCCGCCGACCACAAAGAGGCAGTCGAGCTCCAGGGAACGAAAGGTGTCCATGGCCTGGCCCGAAAGATCGCGGGTCATGATCTCTCCCTTCTCGTCGAACTCGCGGTAGGCAAAGGGATTGCCCTTGTTGGTCGTGCCGAGAATGGTCCCGCCCAGGGTCAGGATATCCTTGGTATTGCGGGTGGTGAGCGGCATTGTGCGACCGAAGACGAGGCCGTCGAAACCGTCCTCGAGCCCCACCACCTCGGCGCCGTACTGGATGATGGCCGTGCGGGTCACGGCCCGGATGACGGCGTTGAGACCGGAGCAGTCGCCCCCGCCCGTCAGGATGCCTACGCGTTTCAAACCCATGCTTCCTCCTGGAACAACGATTTCTTCATGATTGCCTCCTACATCGGCAGCGCATCGCCCGTCCATCCCCGGATCGAAACCTCACCGCAAGCCAGGGCATGAGCAGATCACAACCCGGATCCGAGTCAAAACGCTCTCCAAGGAGCATGCCCCATGAAAGAAAA from Deltaproteobacteria bacterium HGW-Deltaproteobacteria-18 carries:
- a CDS encoding 6-phosphofructokinase — encoded protein: MGLKRVGILTGGGDCSGLNAVIRAVTRTAIIQYGAEVVGLEDGFDGLVFGRTMPLTTRNTKDILTLGGTILGTTNKGNPFAYREFDEKGEIMTRDLSGQAMDTFRSLELDCLFVVGGEGTLELGHKFQEMGLPVVGIPKTIDNDLFGTDYTFGFQTAVQVACDAMDRLHSTGRSHDRVMILEVMGRNAGWIALEAGLAGGAHIILIPEIPYVLDNVVTKIRHRLQGGSPFSIVMVAEGAREEGGERITQGTAATRLQGVEQLGGIGFHLANQIRESIPLEVRTTVLGHIQRGGSPTAFDRVLGTRLGAAAVDAAARGEFGTMVALKTPDIVLVPLAELAGICRTVPLDHQLIRTAEATGVNLGRGAM
- a CDS encoding RNA polymerase sigma factor, with the protein product MSKNSNPLDVFLATVEGRAFFMARLGTRCDADALDVVQDAMIRFANYYSKKPAEEWKPLFYRVLQSKIIDWHRREFVRSRILVFLNPGASSNNNHGHESSCQLPDPDGASAEDCAARNIFMKKLRTSLTDLPLRQRQSFLLRAWEGLSVAETALAMGCSEGSVKTHYSRALATLKTHLEGHGS